From Thunnus maccoyii chromosome 21, fThuMac1.1, whole genome shotgun sequence, the proteins below share one genomic window:
- the LOC121888082 gene encoding glutenin, high molecular weight subunit PW212-like isoform X2, producing MGFFIRWLLVSLLVVGGHQANAYSGKHGDKEVPVLGYKPISSSFDTRGESSWSTGPLGSRDSNSNANQQQMAQSGYQPQQPQVPQQLSNPPKVPQQQQQQVQQQPSYVPQQPQLPQLPQLPQQPQVPQQPSYPPKQPQVPQQPQQPSYPPQQPQQPQLPQVPQQLNPPKAPQQQVPQQPSYPPQQPQQPQLPQVPQQPSYPPKQPQQPQLPQVPQQPNYPPQQPQQPQLPQVPQQPSYPPKQPQQPQVPQVPQQPSYPPKQPQQPQLPQVPQQPSYPPKQPQQPQLPQVPQQPSYPPKQPQQPQLPQVPQQPSYPPKQPQQPQLPQVPQQPSYPPKQPQQPQLPQVPQQPSYPPKQPQQPQLPQVPQQPSYPPKQPQLPQVPQQPSYLPKQPQLPQVPQQPSYLPKQPQLPQVPQVPGYLPKQPQVPQQPSYLPKQPQQPQVPQQPSYLPKQPQVPSYLPKRPQVPQQPQQPSYLPKRPQQPQVPQQPSYLPKRPQVPGYLPKRPQVPQQPQQPSYLPKRPQQPQVPQQPGYLPKQPQVPGYLPKRPQVPQQPQQPSYLPKQPQQPQVPQQPSYLPKQPQVPGYLPKRPQVPQQPQQPSYLPKRPQQPQVPQQPSYLPKQPQVPGYLPKRPQVPQQPQQPSYLPKRPQQPQVPQQPSYLPKQPQVPGYLPKRPQVPQQPQQPSYLPKRPQQPQVPQQPSYLPKQPQVPGYLPKRPQVPQQPQQPSYLPKQPQMQRYLPRRMPVLQQPFYKLRKPSHLPKLLPRRQRPQQPQVPGYPAQRPQRPQPPQQPGYPAQRPQPPQQPGYPAQRPQQPQQPGYSPQHSWVSQQPLYNDYPTFAKGGVTAQMHSNRNYNTADASKTAFN from the exons ATGGGGTTTTTCATAAG ATGGTTGCTGGTGTCCTTGCTAGTTGTAGGAGGGCATCAAGCTAATG CCTACTCTGGGAAGCATGGTGACAAGGAAGTGCCAGTTCTAGGCTATAAACCAATTTCAAGTAGCTTTGACACTAGAGGGGAATCTTCATGGAGCACTGGGCCACTTGGTAGTCGGGATTCAAACTCAAATGCAAATCAG CAACAGATGGCTCAGTCTGGTTATCAGCCCCAGCAGCCACAGGTGCCCCAGCAGCTGAGCAACCCACCCAAGGtaccccagcagcagcagcagcaggtgcagcagcagcctAGCTATGTGCCCCAGCAACCTCAGCTGCCCCAGCTGCCCCAGCTGCCCCAGCAACCTCAGGTGCCCCAGCAGCCTAGCTACCCACCCAAGCAGCCCCAGGTGCCCCAACAACCTCAGCAGCCTAGCTACCCGCCCCAGCAGCCCCAGCAACCTCAGCTGCCACAGGTGCCCCAGCAGCTGAATCCACCCAAGGCACCCCAGCAGCAGGTGCCCCAGCAGCCTAGCTACCCGCCCCAGCAGCCCCAGCAACCTCAGCTGCCACAGGTGCCCCAACAGCCTAGCTACCCGCCCAAGCAGCCCCAGCAACCTCAGCTGCCACAGGTGCCCCAACAGCCTAACTACCCGCCCCAGCAGCCCCAGCAACCTCAGCTGCCACAGGTGCCCCAACAGCCTAGCTACCCACCCAAGCAGCCCCAGCAACCTCAG GTGCCCCAGGTGCCCCAACAGCCTAGCTACCCGCCCAAGCAGCCCCAGCAACCTCAGCTGCCACAG GTGCCCCAACAGCCTAGCTACCCGCCCAAGCAGCCCCAGCAACCTCAGCTGCCACAGGTGCCCCAACAGCCTAGCTACCCGCCCAAGCAGCCCCAGCAACCTCAGCTGCCACAGGTGCCCCAACAGCCTAGCTACCCGCCCAAGCAGCCCCAGCAACCTCAGCTGCCACAGGTGCCCCAACAGCCTAGCTACCCGCCCAAGCAGCCCCAGCAACCTCAGCTGCCACAGGTGCCCCAACAGCCTAGCTACCCGCCCAAGCAGCCCCAGCAACCTCAGCTGCCACAGGTGCCCCAACAGCCTAGCTACCCGCCCAAGCAGCCCCAGCTGCCACAGGTGCCCCAGCAACCTAGCTATCTGCCCAAGCAGCCCCAGCTGCCACAGGTGCCCCAGCAACCTAGCTACCTGCCCAAGCAGCCCCAGCTGCCACAGGTGCCCCAGGTTCCTGGCTACCTACCCAAGCAACCTCAGGTGCCTCAGCAGCCTAGCTACCTGCCCAAGCAGCCCCAGCAACCTCAGGTGCCTCAGCAGCCTAGCTACCTGCCCAAGCAGCCCCAGGTTCCTAGCTACCTACCCAAGCGGCCCCAGGTGCCCCAACAACCTCAGCAGCCTAGCTACCTGCCCAAGCGGCCCCAGCAACCTCAGGTGCCTCAGCAGCCTAGCTACCTGCCCAAGCGGCCCCAG GTTCCTGGCTACCTACCCAAGCGGCCCCAGGTGCCCCAACAACCTCAGCAGCCTAGCTACCTGCCCAAGCGGCCACAGCAACCTCAGGTGCCTCAGCAGCCTGGCTACCTGCCCAAGCAGCCCCAGGTTCCTGGCTACCTACCCAAGCGGCCCCAGGTGCCCCAACAACCTCAGCAGCCTAGCTACCTGCCCAAGCAGCCACAGCAACCTCAGGTGCCTCAGCAGCCTAGCTACCTGCCCAAGCAGCCCCAGGTTCCTGGCTACCTACCCAAGCGGCCCCAGGTGCCCCAACAACCTCAGCAGCCTAGCTACCTGCCCAAGCGGCCACAGCAACCTCAGGTGCCTCAGCAGCCTAGCTACCTGCCCAAGCAGCCCCAGGTTCCTGGCTACCTACCCAAGCGGCCCCAGGTGCCCCAACAACCTCAGCAGCCTAGCTACCTGCCCAAGCGGCCACAGCAACCTCAGGTGCCTCAGCAGCCTAGCTACCTGCCCAAGCAGCCCCAGGTTCCTGGCTACCTACCCAAGCGGCCCCAGGTGCCCCAACAACCTCAGCAGCCTAGCTACCTGCCCAAGCGGCCACAGCAACCTCAGGTGCCTCAGCAGCCTAGCTACCTACCCAAGCAGCCCCAGGTTCCTGGCTACCTACCCAAGCGGCCCCAGGTGCCCCAACAACCTCAGCAGCCTAGCTACCTGCCAAAGCAGCCTCAGATGCAGCGCTATCTGCCCAGGCGAATGCCAGTTCTGCAACAGCCTTTCTATAAATTGAGGAAGCCCAGCCACTTGCCAAAGCTGCTGCCAAGACGGCAGCGTCCCCAGCAGCCGCAGGTGCCTGGCTACCCTGCCCAGCGTCCCCAGCGTCCCCAGCCGCCCCAGCAGCCTGGCTACCCTGCCCAGCGTCCCCAGCCGCCCCAGCAGCCTGGCTACCCTGCCCAGCGTCcccagcagccccagcagcCTGGCTACTCACCCCAGCATTCTTGGGTTTCTCAGCAGCCACTCTACAATGATTATCCAACTTTTGCCAAAGGAGGAGTCACTGCCCAAATGCATTCAAATAG gaacTACAACACTGCAGATGCATCAAAGACTGCTTTCAACTGA
- the LOC121888082 gene encoding proline-rich extensin-like protein EPR1 isoform X5, with product MGFFIRWLLVSLLVVGGHQANAYSGKHGDKEVPVLGYKPISSSFDTRGESSWSTGPLGSRDSNSNANQQQMAQSGYQPQQPQVPQQLSNPPKVPQQQQQQVQQQPSYVPQQPQLPQLPQLPQQPQVPQQPSYPPKQPQVPQQPQQPSYPPQQPQQPQLPQVPQQLNPPKAPQQQVPQQPSYPPQQPQQPQLPQVPQQPSYPPKQPQQPQLPQVPQQPNYPPQQPQQPQLPQVPQVPQQPSYPPKQPQQPQLPQVPQVPQQPSYPPKQPQQPQLPQVPQQPSYPPKQPQQPQLPQVPQQPSYPPKQPQQPQLPQVPQQPSYPPKQPQQPQLPQVPQQPSYPPKQPQQPQLPQVPQQPSYPPKQPQLPQVPQQPSYLPKQPQLPQVPQQPSYLPKQPQLPQVPQVPGYLPKQPQVPQQPSYLPKQPQQPQVPQQPSYLPKQPQVPSYLPKRPQVPQQPQQPSYLPKRPQQPQVPQQPSYLPKRPQVPGYLPKRPQVPQQPQQPSYLPKRPQQPQVPQQPGYLPKQPQVPGYLPKRPQVPQQPQQPSYLPKQPQQPQVPQQPSYLPKQPQVPGYLPKRPQVPQQPQQPSYLPKRPQQPQVPQQPSYLPKQPQVPGYLPKRPQVPQQPQQPSYLPKRPQQPQVPQQPSYLPKQPQVPGYLPKRPQVPQQPQQPSYLPKRPQQPQVPQQPSYLPKQPQVPGYLPKRPQVPQQPQQPSYLPKQPQMQRYLPRRMPVLQQPFYKLRKPSHLPKLLPRRQRPQQPQVPGYPAQRPQRPQPPQQPGYPAQRPQPPQQPGYPAQRPQQPQQPGYSPQHSWVSQQPLYNDYPTFAKGGVTAQMHSNRNYNTADASKTAFN from the exons ATGGGGTTTTTCATAAG ATGGTTGCTGGTGTCCTTGCTAGTTGTAGGAGGGCATCAAGCTAATG CCTACTCTGGGAAGCATGGTGACAAGGAAGTGCCAGTTCTAGGCTATAAACCAATTTCAAGTAGCTTTGACACTAGAGGGGAATCTTCATGGAGCACTGGGCCACTTGGTAGTCGGGATTCAAACTCAAATGCAAATCAG CAACAGATGGCTCAGTCTGGTTATCAGCCCCAGCAGCCACAGGTGCCCCAGCAGCTGAGCAACCCACCCAAGGtaccccagcagcagcagcagcaggtgcagcagcagcctAGCTATGTGCCCCAGCAACCTCAGCTGCCCCAGCTGCCCCAGCTGCCCCAGCAACCTCAGGTGCCCCAGCAGCCTAGCTACCCACCCAAGCAGCCCCAGGTGCCCCAACAACCTCAGCAGCCTAGCTACCCGCCCCAGCAGCCCCAGCAACCTCAGCTGCCACAGGTGCCCCAGCAGCTGAATCCACCCAAGGCACCCCAGCAGCAGGTGCCCCAGCAGCCTAGCTACCCGCCCCAGCAGCCCCAGCAACCTCAGCTGCCACAGGTGCCCCAACAGCCTAGCTACCCGCCCAAGCAGCCCCAGCAACCTCAGCTGCCACAGGTGCCCCAACAGCCTAACTACCCGCCCCAGCAGCCCCAGCAACCTCAGCTGCCACAG GTGCCCCAGGTGCCCCAACAGCCTAGCTACCCGCCCAAGCAGCCCCAGCAACCTCAGCTGCCACAGGTGCCCCAG GTGCCCCAACAGCCTAGCTACCCGCCCAAGCAGCCCCAGCAACCTCAGCTGCCACAGGTGCCCCAACAGCCTAGCTACCCGCCCAAGCAGCCCCAGCAACCTCAGCTGCCACAGGTGCCCCAACAGCCTAGCTACCCGCCCAAGCAGCCCCAGCAACCTCAGCTGCCACAGGTGCCCCAACAGCCTAGCTACCCGCCCAAGCAGCCCCAGCAACCTCAGCTGCCACAGGTGCCCCAACAGCCTAGCTACCCGCCCAAGCAGCCCCAGCAACCTCAGCTGCCACAGGTGCCCCAACAGCCTAGCTACCCGCCCAAGCAGCCCCAGCTGCCACAGGTGCCCCAGCAACCTAGCTATCTGCCCAAGCAGCCCCAGCTGCCACAGGTGCCCCAGCAACCTAGCTACCTGCCCAAGCAGCCCCAGCTGCCACAGGTGCCCCAGGTTCCTGGCTACCTACCCAAGCAACCTCAGGTGCCTCAGCAGCCTAGCTACCTGCCCAAGCAGCCCCAGCAACCTCAGGTGCCTCAGCAGCCTAGCTACCTGCCCAAGCAGCCCCAGGTTCCTAGCTACCTACCCAAGCGGCCCCAGGTGCCCCAACAACCTCAGCAGCCTAGCTACCTGCCCAAGCGGCCCCAGCAACCTCAGGTGCCTCAGCAGCCTAGCTACCTGCCCAAGCGGCCCCAG GTTCCTGGCTACCTACCCAAGCGGCCCCAGGTGCCCCAACAACCTCAGCAGCCTAGCTACCTGCCCAAGCGGCCACAGCAACCTCAGGTGCCTCAGCAGCCTGGCTACCTGCCCAAGCAGCCCCAGGTTCCTGGCTACCTACCCAAGCGGCCCCAGGTGCCCCAACAACCTCAGCAGCCTAGCTACCTGCCCAAGCAGCCACAGCAACCTCAGGTGCCTCAGCAGCCTAGCTACCTGCCCAAGCAGCCCCAGGTTCCTGGCTACCTACCCAAGCGGCCCCAGGTGCCCCAACAACCTCAGCAGCCTAGCTACCTGCCCAAGCGGCCACAGCAACCTCAGGTGCCTCAGCAGCCTAGCTACCTGCCCAAGCAGCCCCAGGTTCCTGGCTACCTACCCAAGCGGCCCCAGGTGCCCCAACAACCTCAGCAGCCTAGCTACCTGCCCAAGCGGCCACAGCAACCTCAGGTGCCTCAGCAGCCTAGCTACCTGCCCAAGCAGCCCCAGGTTCCTGGCTACCTACCCAAGCGGCCCCAGGTGCCCCAACAACCTCAGCAGCCTAGCTACCTGCCCAAGCGGCCACAGCAACCTCAGGTGCCTCAGCAGCCTAGCTACCTACCCAAGCAGCCCCAGGTTCCTGGCTACCTACCCAAGCGGCCCCAGGTGCCCCAACAACCTCAGCAGCCTAGCTACCTGCCAAAGCAGCCTCAGATGCAGCGCTATCTGCCCAGGCGAATGCCAGTTCTGCAACAGCCTTTCTATAAATTGAGGAAGCCCAGCCACTTGCCAAAGCTGCTGCCAAGACGGCAGCGTCCCCAGCAGCCGCAGGTGCCTGGCTACCCTGCCCAGCGTCCCCAGCGTCCCCAGCCGCCCCAGCAGCCTGGCTACCCTGCCCAGCGTCCCCAGCCGCCCCAGCAGCCTGGCTACCCTGCCCAGCGTCcccagcagccccagcagcCTGGCTACTCACCCCAGCATTCTTGGGTTTCTCAGCAGCCACTCTACAATGATTATCCAACTTTTGCCAAAGGAGGAGTCACTGCCCAAATGCATTCAAATAG gaacTACAACACTGCAGATGCATCAAAGACTGCTTTCAACTGA
- the LOC121888082 gene encoding proline-rich extensin-like protein EPR1 isoform X16, whose amino-acid sequence MGFFIRWLLVSLLVVGGHQANAYSGKHGDKEVPVLGYKPISSSFDTRGESSWSTGPLGSRDSNSNANQQQMAQSGYQPQQPQVPQQLSNPPKVPQQQQQQVQQQPSYVPQQPQLPQLPQLPQQPQVPQQPSYPPKQPQVPQQPQQPSYPPQQPQQPQLPQVPQQLNPPKAPQQQVPQQPSYPPQQPQQPQLPQVPQQPSYPPKQPQQPQLPQVPQQPNYPPQQPQQPQLPQVPQQPSYPPKQPQQPQLPQVPQQPSYPPKQPQQPQLPQVPQQPSYPPKQPQQPQLPQVPQQPSYPPKQPQQPQLPQVPQQPSYPPKQPQQPQLPQVPQQPSYPPKQPQLPQVPQQPSYLPKQPQLPQVPQQPSYLPKQPQLPQVPQVPGYLPKQPQVPQQPSYLPKQPQQPQVPQQPSYLPKQPQVPSYLPKRPQVPQQPQQPSYLPKRPQQPQVPQQPSYLPKRPQVPGYLPKRPQVPQQPQQPSYLPKRPQQPQVPQQPGYLPKQPQVPGYLPKRPQVPQQPQQPSYLPKQPQQPQVPQQPSYLPKQPQVPGYLPKRPQVPQQPQQPSYLPKRPQQPQVPQQPSYLPKQPQVPGYLPKRPQVPQQPQQPSYLPKRPQQPQVPQQPSYLPKQPQVPGYLPKRPQVPQQPQQPSYLPKRPQQPQVPQQPSYLPKQPQVPGYLPKRPQVPQQPQQPSYLPKQPQMQRYLPRRMPVLQQPFYKLRKPSHLPKLLPRRQRPQQPQVPGYPAQRPQRPQPPQQPGYPAQRPQPPQQPGYPAQRPQQPQQPGYSPQHSWVSQQPLYNDYPTFAKGGVTAQMHSNRNYNTADASKTAFN is encoded by the exons ATGGGGTTTTTCATAAG ATGGTTGCTGGTGTCCTTGCTAGTTGTAGGAGGGCATCAAGCTAATG CCTACTCTGGGAAGCATGGTGACAAGGAAGTGCCAGTTCTAGGCTATAAACCAATTTCAAGTAGCTTTGACACTAGAGGGGAATCTTCATGGAGCACTGGGCCACTTGGTAGTCGGGATTCAAACTCAAATGCAAATCAG CAACAGATGGCTCAGTCTGGTTATCAGCCCCAGCAGCCACAGGTGCCCCAGCAGCTGAGCAACCCACCCAAGGtaccccagcagcagcagcagcaggtgcagcagcagcctAGCTATGTGCCCCAGCAACCTCAGCTGCCCCAGCTGCCCCAGCTGCCCCAGCAACCTCAGGTGCCCCAGCAGCCTAGCTACCCACCCAAGCAGCCCCAGGTGCCCCAACAACCTCAGCAGCCTAGCTACCCGCCCCAGCAGCCCCAGCAACCTCAGCTGCCACAGGTGCCCCAGCAGCTGAATCCACCCAAGGCACCCCAGCAGCAGGTGCCCCAGCAGCCTAGCTACCCGCCCCAGCAGCCCCAGCAACCTCAGCTGCCACAGGTGCCCCAACAGCCTAGCTACCCGCCCAAGCAGCCCCAGCAACCTCAGCTGCCACAGGTGCCCCAACAGCCTAACTACCCGCCCCAGCAGCCCCAGCAACCTCAGCTGCCACAG GTGCCCCAACAGCCTAGCTACCCGCCCAAGCAGCCCCAGCAACCTCAGCTGCCACAGGTGCCCCAACAGCCTAGCTACCCGCCCAAGCAGCCCCAGCAACCTCAGCTGCCACAGGTGCCCCAACAGCCTAGCTACCCGCCCAAGCAGCCCCAGCAACCTCAGCTGCCACAGGTGCCCCAACAGCCTAGCTACCCGCCCAAGCAGCCCCAGCAACCTCAGCTGCCACAGGTGCCCCAACAGCCTAGCTACCCGCCCAAGCAGCCCCAGCAACCTCAGCTGCCACAGGTGCCCCAACAGCCTAGCTACCCGCCCAAGCAGCCCCAGCTGCCACAGGTGCCCCAGCAACCTAGCTATCTGCCCAAGCAGCCCCAGCTGCCACAGGTGCCCCAGCAACCTAGCTACCTGCCCAAGCAGCCCCAGCTGCCACAGGTGCCCCAGGTTCCTGGCTACCTACCCAAGCAACCTCAGGTGCCTCAGCAGCCTAGCTACCTGCCCAAGCAGCCCCAGCAACCTCAGGTGCCTCAGCAGCCTAGCTACCTGCCCAAGCAGCCCCAGGTTCCTAGCTACCTACCCAAGCGGCCCCAGGTGCCCCAACAACCTCAGCAGCCTAGCTACCTGCCCAAGCGGCCCCAGCAACCTCAGGTGCCTCAGCAGCCTAGCTACCTGCCCAAGCGGCCCCAG GTTCCTGGCTACCTACCCAAGCGGCCCCAGGTGCCCCAACAACCTCAGCAGCCTAGCTACCTGCCCAAGCGGCCACAGCAACCTCAGGTGCCTCAGCAGCCTGGCTACCTGCCCAAGCAGCCCCAGGTTCCTGGCTACCTACCCAAGCGGCCCCAGGTGCCCCAACAACCTCAGCAGCCTAGCTACCTGCCCAAGCAGCCACAGCAACCTCAGGTGCCTCAGCAGCCTAGCTACCTGCCCAAGCAGCCCCAGGTTCCTGGCTACCTACCCAAGCGGCCCCAGGTGCCCCAACAACCTCAGCAGCCTAGCTACCTGCCCAAGCGGCCACAGCAACCTCAGGTGCCTCAGCAGCCTAGCTACCTGCCCAAGCAGCCCCAGGTTCCTGGCTACCTACCCAAGCGGCCCCAGGTGCCCCAACAACCTCAGCAGCCTAGCTACCTGCCCAAGCGGCCACAGCAACCTCAGGTGCCTCAGCAGCCTAGCTACCTGCCCAAGCAGCCCCAGGTTCCTGGCTACCTACCCAAGCGGCCCCAGGTGCCCCAACAACCTCAGCAGCCTAGCTACCTGCCCAAGCGGCCACAGCAACCTCAGGTGCCTCAGCAGCCTAGCTACCTACCCAAGCAGCCCCAGGTTCCTGGCTACCTACCCAAGCGGCCCCAGGTGCCCCAACAACCTCAGCAGCCTAGCTACCTGCCAAAGCAGCCTCAGATGCAGCGCTATCTGCCCAGGCGAATGCCAGTTCTGCAACAGCCTTTCTATAAATTGAGGAAGCCCAGCCACTTGCCAAAGCTGCTGCCAAGACGGCAGCGTCCCCAGCAGCCGCAGGTGCCTGGCTACCCTGCCCAGCGTCCCCAGCGTCCCCAGCCGCCCCAGCAGCCTGGCTACCCTGCCCAGCGTCCCCAGCCGCCCCAGCAGCCTGGCTACCCTGCCCAGCGTCcccagcagccccagcagcCTGGCTACTCACCCCAGCATTCTTGGGTTTCTCAGCAGCCACTCTACAATGATTATCCAACTTTTGCCAAAGGAGGAGTCACTGCCCAAATGCATTCAAATAG gaacTACAACACTGCAGATGCATCAAAGACTGCTTTCAACTGA
- the LOC121888082 gene encoding adhesive plaque matrix protein-like isoform X27: MGFFIRWLLVSLLVVGGHQANAYSGKHGDKEVPVLGYKPISSSFDTRGESSWSTGPLGSRDSNSNANQQQMAQSGYQPQQPQVPQQLSNPPKVPQQQQQQVQQQPSYVPQQPQLPQLPQLPQQPQVPQQPSYPPKQPQVPQQPQQPSYPPQQPQQPQLPQVPQQPSYPPKQPQQPQLPQVPQQPSYPPKQPQQPQLPQVPQQPSYPPKQPQQPQLPQVPQQPSYPPKQPQQPQLPQVPQQPSYPPKQPQQPQLPQVPQQPSYPPKQPQQPQLPQVPQQPSYPPKQPQLPQVPQQPSYLPKQPQLPQVPQQPSYLPKQPQLPQVPQVPGYLPKQPQVPQQPSYLPKQPQQPQVPQQPSYLPKQPQVPSYLPKRPQVPQQPQQPSYLPKRPQQPQVPQQPSYLPKRPQVPGYLPKRPQVPQQPQQPSYLPKRPQQPQVPQQPGYLPKQPQVPGYLPKRPQVPQQPQQPSYLPKQPQQPQVPQQPSYLPKQPQVPGYLPKRPQVPQQPQQPSYLPKRPQQPQVPQQPSYLPKQPQVPGYLPKRPQVPQQPQQPSYLPKRPQQPQVPQQPSYLPKQPQVPGYLPKRPQVPQQPQQPSYLPKRPQQPQVPQQPSYLPKQPQVPGYLPKRPQVPQQPQQPSYLPKQPQMQRYLPRRMPVLQQPFYKLRKPSHLPKLLPRRQRPQQPQVPGYPAQRPQRPQPPQQPGYPAQRPQPPQQPGYPAQRPQQPQQPGYSPQHSWVSQQPLYNDYPTFAKGGVTAQMHSNRNYNTADASKTAFN, encoded by the exons ATGGGGTTTTTCATAAG ATGGTTGCTGGTGTCCTTGCTAGTTGTAGGAGGGCATCAAGCTAATG CCTACTCTGGGAAGCATGGTGACAAGGAAGTGCCAGTTCTAGGCTATAAACCAATTTCAAGTAGCTTTGACACTAGAGGGGAATCTTCATGGAGCACTGGGCCACTTGGTAGTCGGGATTCAAACTCAAATGCAAATCAG CAACAGATGGCTCAGTCTGGTTATCAGCCCCAGCAGCCACAGGTGCCCCAGCAGCTGAGCAACCCACCCAAGGtaccccagcagcagcagcagcaggtgcagcagcagcctAGCTATGTGCCCCAGCAACCTCAGCTGCCCCAGCTGCCCCAGCTGCCCCAGCAACCTCAGGTGCCCCAGCAGCCTAGCTACCCACCCAAGCAGCCCCAGGTGCCCCAACAACCTCAGCAGCCTAGCTACCCGCCCCAGCAGCCCCAGCAACCTCAGCTGCCACAG GTGCCCCAACAGCCTAGCTACCCGCCCAAGCAGCCCCAGCAACCTCAGCTGCCACAG GTGCCCCAACAGCCTAGCTACCCGCCCAAGCAGCCCCAGCAACCTCAGCTGCCACAGGTGCCCCAACAGCCTAGCTACCCGCCCAAGCAGCCCCAGCAACCTCAGCTGCCACAGGTGCCCCAACAGCCTAGCTACCCGCCCAAGCAGCCCCAGCAACCTCAGCTGCCACAGGTGCCCCAACAGCCTAGCTACCCGCCCAAGCAGCCCCAGCAACCTCAGCTGCCACAGGTGCCCCAACAGCCTAGCTACCCGCCCAAGCAGCCCCAGCAACCTCAGCTGCCACAGGTGCCCCAACAGCCTAGCTACCCGCCCAAGCAGCCCCAGCTGCCACAGGTGCCCCAGCAACCTAGCTATCTGCCCAAGCAGCCCCAGCTGCCACAGGTGCCCCAGCAACCTAGCTACCTGCCCAAGCAGCCCCAGCTGCCACAGGTGCCCCAGGTTCCTGGCTACCTACCCAAGCAACCTCAGGTGCCTCAGCAGCCTAGCTACCTGCCCAAGCAGCCCCAGCAACCTCAGGTGCCTCAGCAGCCTAGCTACCTGCCCAAGCAGCCCCAGGTTCCTAGCTACCTACCCAAGCGGCCCCAGGTGCCCCAACAACCTCAGCAGCCTAGCTACCTGCCCAAGCGGCCCCAGCAACCTCAGGTGCCTCAGCAGCCTAGCTACCTGCCCAAGCGGCCCCAG GTTCCTGGCTACCTACCCAAGCGGCCCCAGGTGCCCCAACAACCTCAGCAGCCTAGCTACCTGCCCAAGCGGCCACAGCAACCTCAGGTGCCTCAGCAGCCTGGCTACCTGCCCAAGCAGCCCCAGGTTCCTGGCTACCTACCCAAGCGGCCCCAGGTGCCCCAACAACCTCAGCAGCCTAGCTACCTGCCCAAGCAGCCACAGCAACCTCAGGTGCCTCAGCAGCCTAGCTACCTGCCCAAGCAGCCCCAGGTTCCTGGCTACCTACCCAAGCGGCCCCAGGTGCCCCAACAACCTCAGCAGCCTAGCTACCTGCCCAAGCGGCCACAGCAACCTCAGGTGCCTCAGCAGCCTAGCTACCTGCCCAAGCAGCCCCAGGTTCCTGGCTACCTACCCAAGCGGCCCCAGGTGCCCCAACAACCTCAGCAGCCTAGCTACCTGCCCAAGCGGCCACAGCAACCTCAGGTGCCTCAGCAGCCTAGCTACCTGCCCAAGCAGCCCCAGGTTCCTGGCTACCTACCCAAGCGGCCCCAGGTGCCCCAACAACCTCAGCAGCCTAGCTACCTGCCCAAGCGGCCACAGCAACCTCAGGTGCCTCAGCAGCCTAGCTACCTACCCAAGCAGCCCCAGGTTCCTGGCTACCTACCCAAGCGGCCCCAGGTGCCCCAACAACCTCAGCAGCCTAGCTACCTGCCAAAGCAGCCTCAGATGCAGCGCTATCTGCCCAGGCGAATGCCAGTTCTGCAACAGCCTTTCTATAAATTGAGGAAGCCCAGCCACTTGCCAAAGCTGCTGCCAAGACGGCAGCGTCCCCAGCAGCCGCAGGTGCCTGGCTACCCTGCCCAGCGTCCCCAGCGTCCCCAGCCGCCCCAGCAGCCTGGCTACCCTGCCCAGCGTCCCCAGCCGCCCCAGCAGCCTGGCTACCCTGCCCAGCGTCcccagcagccccagcagcCTGGCTACTCACCCCAGCATTCTTGGGTTTCTCAGCAGCCACTCTACAATGATTATCCAACTTTTGCCAAAGGAGGAGTCACTGCCCAAATGCATTCAAATAG gaacTACAACACTGCAGATGCATCAAAGACTGCTTTCAACTGA